Within the Dermacentor silvarum isolate Dsil-2018 chromosome 8, BIME_Dsil_1.4, whole genome shotgun sequence genome, the region TAGGCGAGAAGCGATTCCGTTTCTCCTAAAATTCCTTTGTCATACAGAGCTAGAATGTCAATGGTGAGCCGTGTCGATCGATGTGGAATGGATGGCGCGTAGTTTGTTACCCGCCGGTTCAAATCCATCATCGCCATTATAACATTTCCTAACGTTACCAGACGCTATTGCGTTTCCACATGGAACGTGACCGGGCTTCAGACGTTACACCGCGCTTGATTAGTGTGGATCGGATGGAGCAACtgccggcaacttttgcaaggctatAGGTCCGCCTGCGGCAAGGAACACTCCTCCTTCTCACCTCCGATTGAACATATAAATAACATGGAATCATGCTCGCTCAGGTAGTTTCGGATCCAGCAAATGAAAATTAAAACAAaccggaacaattaaaaaaagtttaattagggggttgtacgtgccgaaaccacaaaAGGAATTTGGAAGCGCGTAGCGATGTAAGCTGAATAGCtaggaaaagcacaaaagggggcacatgcaaaaaaaaaaggaaaaaaaaaagaaaagctgtgaATGGTACAACGCTGGTGCCGAGACCGAGCAATAACTATGAGGGAGTCGCGAAGTGCAATCGATTGCGGCGAGCGAAACGACGCCTCGGGTCGTGCCGGCAACGGCTTTCGACCGTGTGCGCATTTTGAGCGCGTCACAGGGACGAGTTTCGTAACGGCCGGCGCCCGTCACTCGCGGAACAACAAAATGAATGCGCGGCGTGCTCGCATTAGACCGCGTGACCGTGGGGAGCGTGATTGAAGCATTAGGAGATGGAAATATCTGAAGGAGACACGGCTTCGCGAGTGCGCGTTCCCTTTTAACACTTTGGCATTACATCGACTTCGACAGGTGGAGCATGCGTCGCTTTATCCTGTTGGTCCAAGGTTGACTGCGCTTTGAAACGCACGTTGCCTGTGGGCGGATCTCGCTCCTTGTGCTGACGAATTTTTTAAAATAAGATGTTATCTCGTCGAAACATTGGTGGTGAATAGCGTTAATGAAGAAGCATCTGCATATGTAATAGTACTTGATCGTTGTTGTTTGTCTTATCTTGTCGCTATTATCACCCGCTCAACGTCAACTCGCGGCATATGTGCTGAAGCATCTGACGCTACAACGCGGAGAACACTGCACATCTCTTGATGACATTTGCAGTTCGACTTGAGTGTAACCTGGCGGGAAGGGAACGCGTTAACTCGGTTTTGTTTCGACAGCGCAAAAAACATGCTGTAGTAATAATCTCGTCGTTAATGTCCACGTGGCTCTTGTTCTGGAAACGGCCATAGCCCCTTTTCtattaatatttcttttttacCCATCGGCTGCACCTTTTATGGCCCCAAAACTCAAGTTCTAAAAATGAACCACACCACAAGGACAAATACTGGTGAACATGACAAATAATCTAGTCTCGAACATTATTTTATTGCCCGATCGCATTTCGTCTCAGGGAAGTGGTTTCTGAAATACGACGAAGTTAAGCATGATAGTGAATTGGAGatagtatatatttttttttcagtgtagtaCTTAAGACCAGGTTTGCGGGTTTTTTTCAATGCACAGTAGGTTTTGCGGgacgccgtagtgtagggctccggattaaaaTTGACAACCCATCATTGCTGACTCAGAGTACCCGAAATACTTGCAGAAAGTCCATGACGGCGTTTCACAGCACCTTTATTGGTATAGTTCTTGCTAAGAAAAATATTTTTATGCCCGATTCTTCAGATTGGTCTTTTCAAGAAAACGTACCTGGGGAGGCGTCGTAGAAAAATATTTTCGCGCGATTTCTGCACATTTCCTTTAATTAACATTGTGCTGATAAAACaggcacgtatatatatatatatatatatatatatatatatatatatatatattcgcgaaGCAACGTAATTTCTTTTTGGTTTGGTTGGTCATAAGAATGGCAACTTGACCATCGATAAGAAAAACAATTTAACATCGAGAACCGCGACCACTTGGACTGAAGTTTCCCCGAACTAAGGCCTTTATGAATTCATTCTTCTCGCTTTAATTGCTTTATCTTGATTGGATATATTCTTCCTGGATATTTTGCATCGCGCCCATACAGTATACGCTCAGAGGTGGAATTCAAGCCGAACTGGGCATAAATTGATCTTGGAAGTACATGTCCTTGGGCGATGCATAGGCGTTTTGCTTTCATGAAGTGCTGTCTAATTTTGAAACATTACACCGAGGCAACGCAAGAGCATTGGCTTTGCACGAACTCCGCTCTTGCGAAACACTGCTCTCTGCATAACACGCGACATCATCTCAAACGCGACGATTTCGGCAGAGTGCGATTGTGATCGCCTGAATGAAGGGAAGTGCAACATATTTTCGAGGTCTGAAATACATTGTAAAAGCAAAGTTTCTTCTGATGCGTAGAAAGCTGTACAGCTTGCGAATCTTATTCAAATTTGCACACTAAGGCGCGAAACGACATCAGAAACGCCCTAGGAATGGTCGCGGAAGTGTAGTGGCATCCCGCCTGGAAACTGTGCGGGACTTCGCCGTTGTCACTGTTAAAAAATCAAGTAAAATAACGTAAACATTCCGACACATATCCCGCGGCCCTTCATACTTTGTGAGTGATGGCGTGTGTCTTTTAGAAGGACGAAATAAAGTTCAGTTCAATTCAGTTGCCGTATGGCGTGACGTCAGGCAAGTACGCTCCAACCGCGAGCGGCGCCTTCGTTCTGCCCCATGCTCCTCCAATAGTCGAGAGCTCGATTGCACTAACGCCTGCAAAATATGTGTCAGCGAGCGAAGGGCCATTGAGATACTAGCTCGAGCACCTTGGTGAAAAGATTTTTGTTCCCAGGTGCTGCCGTTTTCAAACAGCGATCGTCGTAAAAACCCTCGTAAACTTCTAAGATGCGAATGTTGGAACTTCTAGATAGCATTTTCTAACGTATTTTAAGTCTACAAGAACGTATGGCTTCTTTCACTATCGACACACTTTTCTCGACGTTCTACATTTTCCACCTGAATATgctgtttccttttcttttattaaCCCTGCATGCAAACAGTGCGCACGTAACAGAAACTCGTTACGCCAGACAGTTGAGAAAACGGCCTGTAATAAAATGCCCCCAGCGGTCACGGTTAGCACAAGTGATACCCGTTTCCTGGAGCAAGACGGcgagttgggcgtgttggtgggcTAACATCGCTGAAATCAAACAGCGCGAAATGAATGAATGACAATAGACTCAGACAACACGGGCACTGACTCATAGCTAAATGTTAAGTTACTCTGACGAGTTACACATACTTGTTTAAAGGCACGTTGTGCATGCACGATCCGCAAGGCACATTAGTCCAATCGTGGCACTCATTAATTCATGTCACGTTCGCTTTCGTTCATGACGCAGGCGTGCTGGCCCGCGCTGCTGGTGGCGCTTCTGCTGAGCGCCGCCCTGCTGGACTGCGCCCCCGTAGGTGTGGCGCCGCTCTCGGAGCTCCCGCAGGAcctgcagcagctgcagcagcagcactcGACTTTGCCCGTCGCCTCACGCGCCGTCGTCAGCACCGTTAGCAGCGTCATCGCCATCAGCACCACAACCAGCACCAATAGCGCAGGCGCCACCACGAGGCCGCCAAGCTCCTCCTCCCCCTCGAAACCACCGGACACCGGCGGAGCCCTGGAAGGCTCGGCATCGTCCACCTTCCACCTGTTGGACGAGTTCATGGACTACAGTGGCAGCGGCCAGAACCTGACCGAACCTGCCGGCATCAGCAGCAGCTACCGCCTCGGCTACACGGTGGACACCGGCGGAAGCCTACGCAAGTTCCGCTACGAAGAGCGCACGCCAGAGGGCGCCATCGTGGGCGAGTTCGGTTTCCACAAGAACGACGGCGTCATACGCGGCGTGCGTTACACGGCCGAGCCGGGAGTGCATCCCAAAGTGCTCTACGAGGCCCTCGTCAAGTTCTTCTCGTTGTGAGGCCAGGACAGCGGACGGCCGCTGTCAGCGAGAGTTCCGTGATTGAAGCCCCCCCTCCCTGCCCCCCTCCGCGAGTGTTGGGGAACCTGATTTCACCGTATGAGAAACGTATGCGCATCCCTGTGAGCTCGACGCAGTGGTCAGCTTTCACTTGACCATGACGGAGGAGAGCGTCAGTATTTTTTTGTTCCCCAATCGTTGTCTGTTCTGCGAGACGATGACAGACAACTGCTTGGTGGCAGTGCTTTGCAAGGAAAGGAAGGAACTGTGCCATGCCTCGTCGAATGGAACGTGCCCTGCTTGTGAAATCCCGCAGTGGATTTGTGAAGCGAAGTGGAGCTGAGACAACGGagcagacgcaaagaatgcatGGAGGTTGCTTACGTGACTGTCGCCCTTGCTGTGCAAACGTACTGTTCTCGCATTGTGTTCTCACATGCGCACGATGACATTGCAGCCGACGAGCCACTGACCCAGTCTCAAGGGCTGGAATAATTCCCCCTCTGCTATGTTGAAAAGCTTCACTGAGCGAAAACTACTAGCCTATCAGTGGGCCCCGGGGTGTAGTCTGCATTACCATGGTTGTGAGCGACGGATTTGTGTCAATTCCAGCAAGACTGGAAACTAAGAGGTTCAGAAACTGAGCAATTGGGAGGCAACTGTGCGCATTCCCTGTCCTTCTTACAGGAGAGGAATCGTTGAGAAAGATGAACTTGAACGTTTCGGCTGTTTCAGTTCGCCGTTCAATCTTGCGGAGTCAGCTGTTGGCCACAACTTGAGGCATGAGCACGGACTTGGTTCCGCGTAACTGCAACTTGACGGAAGCGTCGTATTGTGCATGAACTATAAGACCTATAGCAGAAAGTCTTCTCACAGTTCACAAGATGAACACCGAGAGTTTACATTGGCGTTTGCGGCCACTAATAAGGTTATCTTTATAgtgctccaagtgagagtaagaTTGGCAGAGCGTTGCTATGGATTTTAGTTTTCTAAAGAAGAGGCGGCATTGCGCGAAATAATTAAGTGGCGCTGCCATTGTGTTGATCCTTTCTGGCACTTCTATCGTTTGATGATTTGGCGTAACTCAGCCTTGCCTTCGTAAAACAACAGCAATGGCCAGAGGCTCATTCTGCATATATTTAAGATATCAGGAATGGTAAGTAACTGCGGCTCCCATAAGCGGCCTTTATCCGTTGACTTCAACGGATGTTCCCGTAGCTCAATgttccccttttctttttttttaatagtagACGAAAGTCGGGTTCTGGACTTGAAGCGGCGCATGGTCAAAGGTATTCTTGAACACTGAATTTAGTGAAACTGCTGTGTAATGGATTATAGCTTAAAATTATCAGTGAAGAGATACACGACTAAGGTCAAGGGCATGATAGTTAAGCAAGGTTAATGCGGAGTGGGCTATGATATTTTTCTCGAGCGCCCGTCCATTGATCGTCCATGTTGATCAGCTTGTTTAAGGCATAGGCAGAAGGTTATATTGATAGTGAGATATTTATTCTTATTATAGCCTGTTTAGAAGAACGAAGTATaattgattaaaaaaaaagaaaaaaaagcacccaGTACAGGTGGCTCACGTATATGTAACGAAGACTTCTATTTTTGAAGAAAAGTATGCATCTACGATTTCTGAAAGAAATAAAGGTTATCATGCGTACGCCTGATTCTTTCCAACAGAACTGTTCAAAACATAATATGGATTGACTGTGCTGCTGCCTCACACCGTGTATAAGGTAAGTAAAGGTTCATCTTTGTCAGCCAAAGCACCTTCCGAGAGTTTATTGGCTCACGGTTTTCTTTCGAGAGAGCACAAGAAAGGACAACACATGGAAATCTAAGCGGAAGCCCTACCTCGAGGCTGAACCCCGATCTCCCTATTCAAGGACGTGTAGAATGCATAAATGCTCTAAGTAAATAATGGCTGAATGAATATGAATGAAATTAGCGCCATTTAGAATAGCGAACTAAATTGTACTGACTATTACAGGCATAAGTTTCATTTAGAGACTCGAATTGAATACAAAAATTGCGCAAAATCAACGAGTATAAAAAAATtctgagcccttccactactgtgcagatggaagccagcaaagctgtaactatggtgggtctgctatagtaaatattgctatagtgaccttatatattatcattattgactatacgtattgagcgtcttcggcatgttcgtcaaaaagcaaggacaccggagtcttgttttcgcccggcgtgaTGGCCAAGCAGTGCGTtagctgcgccaagtccgccccatcgtcatagactagcgtacgAGCCACAACGCTCATAGCCGCGGAACACTGCGCAGtatcatcaggatcctgacgtcaggatcctgcaAGATGTGGCTacacgagcgtccgtcccatagcgagtccacaAGGCAAATGCTCcgaacagcgctagcgcgatgtctacgtcaCAAGACAAAGGCGCACAACGATTGGCCGGACGTGCCACCGCTGactatcgcgacacttgtgagaGGCATCGGCGGTGCCTAAaagtataacaatgggccatccaccATCTGTTTtggcacctgtgctaaggcacaacgggcgggaaaccgccacgcacatggaaccAAAACTAATGCTGATGATCatattttttctacacgcggacacgaaccTGTGGAACCGTTCCCTTCAAAACTTTGCTGTAAAAATAATTAAGCACAATGTTTACAAACCAATAGCTCTGCAATAGAGACAGACGTCGCGGTTCCGTAACACGCGCCTGTTAAAGCATCTGAAGCGAACAAATATGATACAAGCGCTTACAATTTGAGTGGGAATGTTATAATGTTACGAGGGTTTTAAGAAATCATCCCTAAAAATCAGTGTGGCCCACGACGGAGCGGTGAGTGCTACACAAGCTTTACTGCCTTTGCACGTCTCAGCGGGAGCAGTTTATGGAATTGCGACATAGCGTTTTTATTGCTACGTTCCACAGCTGTAAACATGATACCTGAGTGTTCTGAAATATGGGGATCGTAAAAAATTTGCTAAAAAGTTTATAGACTAAATTAAAAGTGAAGTGCACATAATCGGTAGATTATTAATCTTTCTTTCCCTCCTTATATATTCAACAAAGCTCCTGAAGTTCGCGGCTGTGAATTTCCAGCAAGACTATTTCTCTGctcccatgtatttagatggaAGCTCATGAGGCACAGCCTAATGAAACACAACGCGTAATCTATGTGTTCGGCCATGCATCTGAAGGTTGAAGCTAGAGTTTGCCAACTACATGGTTCTAAGGAAGCACAAGAATATTAACTACGGTCATCCTGATTGGGGCCACCATTGTACTGATATATATCTGAATGACATAGTGCATTGTGTTGTTGTGCATTGTGCATGGTGCACTATGTTGTCCCATTGAAATCGTTTCGTAGGCTGGCGTCACAGCGGTTCTTGTTATCCGTATGCTGGTAATACAAatagaacaaaatacaaatatgGCACTGTAGAAGATACGATTGCAAGTTGGGGGAGTCTGAATGTATTAATTATAAATGATGCGTGAAAGATAGGAGGGCACACGCAGAAAAACGACGCAGCATTCACATGAGTGAAGAAAATTTATTTCGGCTCAAGCGCCAGCGTCTAAATGGGCAATTATGCGGTCACATGccaaaaaagaagtaaagaaagaaataatggcTTTCTTCTGGTATTTCGCATGTGTCTCCCTTGTTTAGCACATTGTTTATAACAATACATGGCCCTGCTGTAGACGTGAAACCATTAAAACAAAATACAGGATATCCGAAAAGTAACTGCACagggagaaaacaaagaaaaatatgaTGATAATTACGACTGACACTTCAGTTTGACATGCGGTATGATTGTCCAAGACATGTAGTTCGTCTGATGACGTCTGCGGGGTTTCACTCAAATGAAGGGCTTACGAGAACTATCGTCACACAGTGCAAGAGGTACTGGCAGCACACGCTGCACAGAAAACTCCAGTGATCCTTCACTCGTGTGCAGACATGTGGTGGACATTTTCAGCGTCTTGTGTAGGGATACACCTGTCCTTCATGCCGTAAGGAAAGCTTCAAATGTTGAATACCACAATTTCCCACTGCACAGCTACCTTTTTGGACACAGTGTACTTCTTCATACTTCAACAGGgagaaaaagtgaaaaagaaaggaaaaggcttAACAGAAATGCATGAGGGATTGGCCATTGATGCAAAAGAAATTATTAACAGCGCGAAGTCTATGGTCGCAATATCCTCATAGGGATTTCACATGGAACTGTCGTGGTGTCTCAGTGGCTGTAGTCTTctgctgctgaggacgaggtcgcgagttcgactcCTGGATGCTACAAGCAAAAACGCTCCAGGTGCACGTTAGGCAAACccggctgcaaaaaaaaataatgcggaATCCTTCTCTACAGCGTCCCTTATATCACTTTTTGCAGTTTCTGGGCGATAACAACATCAATTCAAGGATCTGACAAGGAACGAGCTTGTGTAATATGTCCGAGTTCAATATCCCTTCTTCCACCGGCCTCTTGCGCGTGTGGAACATGTACATCTGGAAAAGATAAAGGTGCTGCGTTAACGAAGTTTCTTAGGGCGCGCTTAGAATTAAGTATTGTATTATGGGTATGGTTCTGTTGTGTCACTTGCCGAAAGTGCATTCGACTTCTCCTATCAAtggaaaaacaaaaatagaatttAAAGGTACCAGCGTGGCATAATGCAGGGTATGGACGTACAACGCGGACTTACTGCATATGgcacacattttttttgtcaAGTCAGCCCTTGAGCCACGGTTAAACCAGGTGGCTCCCTACGGCTTGGAACTCAGAAGTCCAAACTGAAACTGCCACCCTTCTCCAGCCCTAcgagtcatagagtttctcactataacacctagagggtaaactggcgccaccgtcaatgcgagtttcttaaagggcgccgtgccctcatgggaatgacgggatatgtgtctgcgaggtttgtgttggctggtgttgaacgaggcttcgtctaaaacgtggatatggctacagaGATAATGCGTtattaaagtaaaatctacataaaaggctttcattcacctaTATTACACatatcaataaagtttactcacctacaatgcagaatcaacagaagaaaagcaagaacagacgacaagttgttccaaagcgagcgataatcttgtcgtctgccctccaactttagcggccagctgatactttttacgtttcatatatttgtgcatccaatagtaagtcctcaaaattaaaaaaaaaacatgtttttgtgtaataataaagctaaagcagctttttacgttttgttttagcaggaaatgaatcattgtgacagacgga harbors:
- the LOC119462755 gene encoding uncharacterized protein LOC119462755 isoform X3 yields the protein MADFGMLLRAAQACWPALLVALLLSAALLDCAPVGVAPLSELPQDLQQLQQQHSTLPVASRAVVSTVSSVIAISTTTSTNSAGATTRPPSSSSPSKPPDTGGALEGSASSTFHLLDEFMDYSGSGQNLTEPAGISSSYRLGYTVDTGGSLRKFRYEERTPEGAIVGEFGFHKNDGVIRGVRYTAEPGVHPKVLYEALVKFFSL